In Salinisphaera sp. LB1, one genomic interval encodes:
- the mtnC gene encoding acireductone synthase, giving the protein MRLEELSPEVVAIIVDIEGTVSDAAFTRDVLIPYAEAHLGPWIERHAERPDVAEALEALAQAAGEPEVDVPRLIELAEFGLVERDSGPVAALCHLLWRDAYQAFELTGHVYDDAVATLQSWADDHRTLLTYSAAPAEAQRLLFAYSDAGDISGLFSGFFDRRVGAKKNADSYTAIAQALGENPGALLFISDTGGELDAAKQAGLQTCWIARDDDTREKAEASQAHPSVATFSEIELL; this is encoded by the coding sequence GTGCGCCTGGAAGAACTTAGCCCGGAAGTCGTCGCCATCATCGTGGATATCGAAGGCACCGTCAGCGATGCGGCGTTCACCCGCGACGTGCTCATTCCCTACGCCGAGGCGCATCTCGGGCCCTGGATCGAGCGCCATGCCGAGCGCCCGGACGTGGCCGAAGCGCTCGAAGCGCTGGCGCAGGCGGCCGGCGAACCCGAGGTGGATGTCCCGCGGCTGATCGAGCTGGCCGAATTCGGCCTCGTCGAACGCGATTCCGGCCCGGTGGCGGCACTCTGTCATCTGCTCTGGCGGGATGCCTACCAGGCCTTCGAACTGACCGGCCACGTCTACGACGATGCCGTGGCCACGTTGCAATCCTGGGCCGACGACCATCGCACCCTGCTCACCTACTCGGCCGCCCCCGCCGAGGCGCAGCGCCTGCTATTCGCCTATAGCGACGCCGGCGATATCTCCGGGCTGTTTTCCGGCTTCTTCGACCGGCGCGTGGGCGCCAAGAAGAATGCCGACAGCTACACCGCGATCGCGCAGGCGCTCGGCGAGAACCCGGGGGCGCTGTTGTTCATCTCGGATACCGGCGGCGAACTCGATGCCGCCAAACAGGCCGGCCTGCAGACCTGCTGGATCGCCCGCGACGACGACACCCGCGAGAAGGCCGAGGCCAGCCAGGCGCACCCGAGCGTGGCCACGTTCTCGGAGATCGAACTGTTGTAG
- the mtnA gene encoding S-methyl-5-thioribose-1-phosphate isomerase gives MRNRRGLGLAVTGGQLALLDQSQLPHVERWLAIDTVAAMVEAIQALRVRGAPLIAIAAALMIAVRAEAGDDRDTLLEAIETLRSARPTAVNLSNAMTELRRAMTGSDWRSALVAVADDLADGDVALCSAMGENGAALIAPGERILTHCNTGGLATIGIGTALGVLRRAHEQGKAIAVWVDETRPLLQGGRLTAWELGALGVPYTLITDNMAAALMARGQVDRVIVGADRIAANGDVANKIGTYGLAVAAHHHGIPFAVAAPYTTLDPACASGADIEIEQRAAAEVRGVAGPAGDLCWAPVDAPVANPAFDVTPAALITHWILDAGVFAREQVADGALAAGGAAFGGSRAY, from the coding sequence CGCGGCCATGGTCGAGGCAATCCAGGCGTTACGGGTGCGCGGCGCGCCGCTGATCGCGATCGCCGCGGCCCTGATGATCGCGGTACGCGCCGAGGCCGGCGACGATCGCGACACGTTGCTCGAAGCGATTGAAACCCTGCGATCGGCCCGGCCCACCGCGGTCAATCTGTCCAATGCCATGACCGAACTGCGCCGGGCCATGACCGGCTCGGACTGGCGCTCGGCGCTGGTGGCGGTCGCCGACGATCTGGCCGACGGCGATGTGGCATTGTGCAGCGCCATGGGTGAAAACGGCGCGGCGTTGATCGCGCCCGGCGAACGCATTCTGACCCACTGCAATACCGGGGGGCTGGCCACCATCGGCATCGGCACGGCGCTGGGTGTGCTCCGCCGTGCCCACGAACAGGGCAAGGCGATCGCGGTATGGGTGGATGAGACGCGCCCCCTGCTCCAGGGCGGCCGCCTGACGGCGTGGGAGCTGGGCGCGCTGGGCGTGCCCTATACCTTGATCACCGACAACATGGCCGCGGCCCTCATGGCGCGCGGCCAGGTCGATCGCGTCATCGTCGGCGCCGATCGCATCGCGGCCAATGGCGATGTCGCCAACAAGATCGGTACCTATGGCCTGGCCGTGGCCGCGCACCATCATGGCATTCCGTTTGCCGTGGCCGCGCCCTACACCACCCTTGATCCGGCCTGCGCCTCGGGCGCGGATATCGAGATCGAGCAGCGGGCGGCCGCCGAGGTGCGCGGCGTGGCCGGGCCGGCCGGCGATCTGTGCTGGGCGCCGGTCGACGCGCCGGTGGCCAATCCGGCCTTCGACGTCACCCCGGCAGCGCTGATCACCCACTGGATTCTGGATGCGGGTGTGTTCGCTCGCGAGCAGGTGGCAGACGGTGCGCTGGCGGCCGGCGGGGCGGCTTTCGGCGGATCGCGGGCTTATTAA
- a CDS encoding zinc-dependent peptidase, whose amino-acid sequence MNLFTSLLVTAGALTAVALMILGPGWARRHPALSAAERRRLGRLMPWIRRLDARRLARLQRRTAHVLRDTDLIADSGRTLSADQRLALAGQMGMLCLGAQPSQTRLPTEIVVHDDLDSEWSGPPVTGLLEDLGEMATGDSWRTLRLHVSWPAVVAALNGGPQNPIVRQIARLHDFAVPTTVVAGGLTWGDALEQQWRRLRETGSNLLPLDEDIALDAFFAEAAEAFFQRGEALAGAHPDLYAVLAAYFDIETAHRRPAGHRTPTIRS is encoded by the coding sequence ATGAACCTGTTCACGAGCCTGCTGGTGACGGCCGGTGCACTGACCGCTGTGGCGCTGATGATTCTCGGCCCGGGCTGGGCGCGCCGACATCCGGCGCTATCGGCGGCCGAGCGGCGCCGCCTGGGCCGATTGATGCCGTGGATTCGCCGCCTCGACGCTCGGCGCCTGGCCCGCCTGCAGCGTCGCACCGCGCATGTGCTGCGCGATACCGACCTGATCGCCGACTCGGGGCGCACCCTGAGCGCCGACCAGCGGCTGGCGCTGGCCGGCCAGATGGGCATGCTCTGTCTCGGCGCCCAGCCCAGCCAGACGCGCTTGCCCACCGAGATCGTCGTGCATGACGATCTCGACAGCGAATGGTCGGGGCCGCCTGTGACCGGCCTGCTGGAAGATCTCGGCGAAATGGCAACCGGCGACAGCTGGCGAACGCTGAGGCTGCATGTGTCGTGGCCGGCGGTGGTCGCTGCCCTGAACGGCGGGCCGCAGAATCCCATCGTGCGCCAAATCGCACGGCTGCATGATTTCGCCGTCCCCACGACCGTGGTCGCCGGCGGACTGACCTGGGGCGATGCGCTCGAACAACAATGGCGGCGCCTGCGCGAGACCGGCTCCAATCTGCTGCCGCTGGACGAGGACATCGCGCTCGACGCGTTCTTCGCCGAGGCGGCCGAGGCCTTCTTCCAGCGCGGCGAGGCCCTGGCCGGCGCCCATCCGGATCTGTATGCCGTACTGGCCGCCTATTTCGATATCGAAACGGCACACCGCCGGCCGGCCGGGCACCGCACGCCGACTATTCGTTCGTGA
- a CDS encoding 5'-nucleotidase, whose translation MPTRSGKLVIGISSRALFDLEASHAVFETEGREAYCSYQIEHEEDVLEPGVAFGLVRKLLALNDADRERVEVILLSRNSADTGLRVFNSIAHHDLPISRAAFTSGDSPWRYVSAFGADLFLSADPDDVRAALAAGCAAATIVPGHSRAAGEGVLKIAFDGDAVLFSDEAERIFKQHGLAAFTEAESAAAARPLPGGPFKAFLEALTHIQSEFDPDDCPIRTALVTSRSAPAHERVIRTLRAWHIRIDEALFLGGMAKAQFLQAFGADIFFDDQATHIGPASGLMAAGHVPHGVANEPSATG comes from the coding sequence ATGCCTACCCGATCCGGCAAACTCGTCATCGGCATTTCCTCGCGGGCCCTGTTCGACCTGGAAGCCAGCCATGCGGTCTTCGAGACCGAGGGCCGCGAGGCGTATTGCAGCTACCAGATCGAGCACGAGGAAGATGTGCTCGAGCCCGGCGTCGCCTTCGGGCTGGTGCGCAAGCTGTTGGCGCTCAACGATGCCGACCGCGAACGCGTGGAGGTGATCCTGCTGTCGCGCAACAGTGCGGACACCGGCCTGCGGGTGTTCAATTCCATCGCCCATCACGATCTGCCGATCAGCCGGGCGGCCTTTACCAGCGGCGACTCGCCCTGGCGTTACGTCTCGGCCTTCGGCGCCGATCTTTTTCTATCCGCCGACCCGGACGACGTGCGGGCGGCCCTGGCGGCCGGATGCGCCGCCGCCACAATCGTGCCGGGCCATTCCCGGGCGGCCGGCGAAGGCGTGCTCAAGATCGCCTTCGACGGCGATGCCGTGCTGTTCTCCGACGAAGCCGAGCGCATCTTCAAGCAGCACGGACTGGCCGCCTTCACCGAGGCCGAATCCGCGGCCGCCGCCCGCCCGCTGCCGGGCGGCCCGTTCAAGGCCTTTCTCGAAGCGCTGACCCATATTCAGAGCGAATTCGATCCCGATGATTGCCCGATCCGCACCGCGCTGGTGACTTCGCGCAGCGCCCCGGCACACGAGCGCGTGATTCGTACCCTGCGCGCCTGGCATATCCGCATCGATGAGGCGCTGTTTCTGGGCGGGATGGCCAAGGCCCAGTTCCTGCAGGCCTTCGGCGCCGACATCTTCTTCGACGACCAGGCCACCCACATCGGCCCGGCCTCCGGCCTGATGGCAGCCGGCCACGTACCGCACGGCGTGGCCAACGAGCCGTCGGCCACGGGTTAG
- a CDS encoding DedA family protein — protein MLDITQIISDYGPWAIFVLVLIEDFGIPVPGETALISAALLASQGKMPIELLLPAAWLGAVIGDNIGYAIGRFGGRRVVLRHGARVGITEARLARIERFFQRRGGAIVIVARFFVGLRQLNGIVAGIGCMAAPRFALYNAIGAALWVGAWGFGTYWFGKHFEQALAHFGPVGLYTAAGVTTVVVLIYLVWRFVYRSRPQGSNNS, from the coding sequence ATGCTCGATATCACTCAGATCATCTCGGACTACGGCCCGTGGGCCATTTTCGTGCTCGTGCTGATCGAGGACTTCGGCATCCCCGTGCCCGGCGAAACCGCGCTGATTTCCGCCGCCCTGCTGGCGTCCCAGGGCAAGATGCCGATCGAGCTGCTGCTGCCCGCGGCCTGGCTGGGCGCGGTGATCGGCGATAACATCGGCTATGCGATCGGTCGCTTCGGCGGGCGGCGGGTCGTGTTGCGTCATGGTGCCCGCGTCGGCATCACGGAGGCCAGGCTGGCCCGTATCGAGCGGTTCTTCCAGCGCCGGGGCGGCGCCATCGTGATCGTGGCCCGTTTCTTTGTCGGCCTGCGCCAGCTCAACGGCATCGTGGCCGGCATCGGCTGCATGGCCGCGCCGCGTTTCGCCCTCTACAACGCCATCGGGGCCGCGCTTTGGGTCGGCGCCTGGGGCTTCGGCACCTACTGGTTCGGCAAGCATTTCGAGCAGGCACTGGCGCATTTCGGGCCGGTCGGCCTGTATACCGCGGCCGGTGTCACCACTGTCGTCGTGTTGATTTACCTGGTCTGGCGGTTCGTCTATCGCAGCCGTCCCCAGGGCTCGAACAATTCATGA
- a CDS encoding glutathione S-transferase family protein: MKIYETRQAPNPRRLRIFLAEKNIDLAEFEIEQLDLAAGDNLSAHFKAKNPMGGVPVLEFDDGQCLSESMAICRYFEITHPEPPLMGDSAESQAMIEMWNRRMELHLLLPVAMAFRHTTGHFSDREAVFPDYGADRAQAALRMFDFLDQHLATQPHIAGDDYTVADITALAAIDFARVIDVRVGDRPHLAAWHDRVSARPSAKA; the protein is encoded by the coding sequence ATGAAGATCTATGAAACACGTCAGGCCCCCAATCCGCGCCGGCTGCGTATCTTTCTGGCGGAGAAGAACATCGACCTGGCGGAGTTCGAGATCGAACAACTGGACCTGGCGGCCGGCGACAACCTGTCGGCGCATTTCAAGGCCAAGAATCCGATGGGCGGCGTGCCGGTGCTCGAATTCGACGATGGCCAGTGCCTGTCGGAATCGATGGCGATCTGTCGTTACTTCGAGATCACCCATCCGGAGCCGCCGTTGATGGGCGACTCGGCCGAATCGCAGGCCATGATCGAGATGTGGAACCGGCGCATGGAATTGCATCTGCTGTTGCCGGTGGCGATGGCTTTCCGGCATACGACCGGCCATTTCTCCGATCGCGAGGCGGTTTTTCCCGATTACGGCGCCGATCGCGCCCAGGCCGCGCTGCGGATGTTCGATTTTCTCGACCAGCACCTGGCTACGCAGCCACATATTGCCGGCGACGACTACACAGTGGCCGATATCACCGCGCTGGCGGCGATCGATTTCGCCCGTGTCATCGACGTGCGCGTGGGCGATCGGCCGCATCTGGCGGCCTGGCACGACCGTGTTTCTGCCCGCCCCAGCGCGAAAGCATAG
- a CDS encoding ComEA family DNA-binding protein produces the protein MRKFIFAVIAGSLFYATTALAAVNVNTATVDQLQTLDGIGSFKAQAIVKDRQANGDYDSLGQLSRVNGIGAKTIESLRSEATVNDESAGADTGS, from the coding sequence ATGAGGAAATTCATTTTTGCCGTAATCGCTGGCTCGCTGTTCTACGCCACCACGGCACTGGCCGCGGTCAACGTCAATACCGCCACGGTTGATCAACTGCAGACACTCGACGGCATCGGCAGCTTCAAGGCCCAGGCTATTGTCAAGGATCGCCAGGCCAATGGCGATTACGACAGCCTCGGCCAGCTGAGTCGCGTCAATGGCATCGGCGCCAAAACCATCGAAAGCCTGCGCTCGGAGGCGACCGTCAACGATGAATCGGCCGGCGCCGATACCGGCAGCTGA
- a CDS encoding trans-acting enoyl reductase family protein, translating to MSHDRILIYGAYGYTGELIARQAVSEGLSPVLSGRNAAKVAALAQSLGLDARPFDLEGDTVAGQLADIDVVLHCAGPFVDTAPAMVAACIATGTHYLDITGEIEVFEHVFGRDADARETGAVLCPGAGFDVVPTDCLAAALAEALFDATELALGFDSRSGLSPGTARTSIDGLAGGGRVRRSGRIVKVPIAADVRTIDFGDGRKPAMTIPWGDVATAYYSTRIPNVAVYMPVSPARIRQVKWLNWVRPVLGLSPVRNFLKARAGRIRGPDAAKRARHGTHVWGEVRNASGAVRVGRVHVANGYDVTVHASLALARKLLGEAPQGGAYTPSKLAGAGFVEQLPGSGTIRITNE from the coding sequence ATGAGTCACGATCGTATCCTTATCTACGGTGCCTATGGCTACACCGGCGAATTGATCGCTCGCCAGGCGGTATCCGAGGGGCTGTCGCCGGTACTGTCGGGCCGCAATGCGGCCAAGGTCGCGGCGCTGGCGCAATCGCTCGGGCTCGACGCCCGCCCATTCGATCTGGAGGGCGACACCGTGGCCGGTCAGCTCGCCGACATCGATGTCGTGCTGCATTGCGCCGGGCCGTTCGTCGATACCGCGCCGGCGATGGTTGCGGCCTGTATCGCGACCGGCACCCACTACCTCGACATCACCGGCGAGATCGAGGTGTTCGAGCATGTCTTCGGCCGCGATGCCGATGCGCGTGAAACCGGCGCGGTGTTGTGTCCGGGCGCCGGCTTCGATGTCGTGCCCACCGATTGCCTGGCCGCCGCCCTGGCAGAGGCGCTATTCGATGCCACGGAACTGGCGCTCGGCTTCGATTCGCGCTCCGGCCTGTCACCGGGTACGGCCCGGACCTCGATCGATGGTCTGGCCGGCGGCGGCCGCGTGCGCCGCAGCGGCCGGATCGTGAAAGTGCCGATCGCGGCCGACGTCCGGACTATCGATTTCGGCGATGGACGGAAACCGGCCATGACGATCCCCTGGGGCGATGTGGCCACCGCTTATTATTCGACCCGCATCCCCAATGTGGCGGTCTATATGCCGGTATCGCCCGCGCGCATCCGCCAGGTGAAATGGCTGAATTGGGTGCGCCCGGTGCTCGGTCTGTCACCCGTGCGCAATTTCCTCAAGGCGCGTGCCGGCCGGATTCGCGGCCCGGATGCCGCCAAGCGGGCGCGCCATGGCACCCATGTGTGGGGCGAAGTGCGCAACGCGTCCGGGGCGGTCCGGGTCGGCCGGGTCCATGTGGCCAATGGCTACGATGTGACCGTCCATGCCAGCCTGGCACTGGCGCGCAAGCTGCTGGGCGAAGCGCCCCAGGGCGGCGCCTACACGCCGTCGAAACTGGCCGGCGCCGGCTTCGTGGAGCAACTGCCCGGCAGCGGCACGATCCGGATCACGAACGAATAG
- a CDS encoding SDR family oxidoreductase, which yields MSDHPISHKRMAITGAGSGLGRALALRYARAGWRVAVTDIQAERARRVAGEVNDAGGQAVAQTLDTRRDADFAQLMVRLDAEWGGVDVFVNNAGVAASGTVADTPQADWDWIVDINLMGVVRGCRAALPALRASRGHIVNTASFAAIANAPGMASYNVTKAGVLSLSETLRAEECGHGVGVTVACPAFFATNLMDSFRSTAPGRDALVAKLMARSGVTAEDVADQIFDAVARRRFLVLTHRDTRWQYRLKRLQPEWFFRAVEKMARSMLKPHSGEAT from the coding sequence ATGAGTGACCATCCGATCTCACACAAGCGCATGGCGATAACGGGGGCGGGCAGCGGCCTCGGTCGTGCGCTGGCACTGCGTTATGCGCGGGCCGGTTGGCGCGTGGCGGTGACCGATATCCAGGCCGAGCGTGCGCGCCGTGTCGCCGGCGAGGTCAACGACGCCGGCGGCCAGGCCGTGGCCCAGACCCTGGATACACGGCGCGACGCCGATTTCGCGCAACTCATGGTACGGCTCGACGCCGAATGGGGCGGGGTGGATGTGTTCGTCAACAACGCGGGCGTGGCCGCGTCCGGCACGGTCGCCGATACGCCGCAGGCGGACTGGGACTGGATCGTCGATATCAACCTGATGGGGGTGGTGCGCGGTTGCCGGGCGGCGCTCCCGGCGCTTCGCGCCTCACGTGGGCATATCGTGAATACGGCGTCGTTTGCCGCCATCGCCAACGCACCGGGCATGGCATCCTACAATGTGACCAAGGCGGGCGTGTTGTCGTTGTCGGAAACCCTGCGTGCCGAGGAATGCGGTCACGGCGTGGGCGTGACCGTGGCCTGTCCGGCGTTCTTTGCCACCAACCTGATGGACTCGTTTCGCAGCACCGCGCCCGGGCGCGACGCGCTGGTGGCAAAACTGATGGCGCGCTCCGGCGTGACCGCCGAAGACGTGGCCGATCAGATCTTCGACGCCGTGGCCAGGCGGCGTTTCCTGGTGCTGACGCATCGCGACACGCGATGGCAATATCGATTGAAGCGGCTGCAGCCGGAATGGTTCTTCCGCGCTGTGGAGAAAATGGCGCGCTCGATGCTCAAACCGCATAGCGGAGAAGCGACATGA
- a CDS encoding SDR family oxidoreductase, with protein sequence MRDALFDVAGKLALITGSSRGLGAELARGLAERGARVILHGRDPHKLAAAAERLAGETGAEVAHVAFDVTDASAVKQAIAEVIAAHGLPDILVNNAGLQKRAPFAEFEPADWDAVVATNLSSAFYVAHALAGPMCERGSGKIVNLGSVQSKLARETIAPYAAAKGGVAMLTQGMAADLARHNIQVNCISPGYFQTDMNTALWQDADFDAWIRKRTPAARWGRLDELIGTLVYLCSNASDFVSGQNIFVDGGMTSVV encoded by the coding sequence ATGCGCGATGCATTGTTCGATGTGGCGGGCAAGCTGGCGTTGATCACTGGCTCCTCGCGCGGACTCGGCGCCGAACTGGCGCGCGGCCTGGCCGAGCGTGGCGCGCGCGTGATCCTGCACGGGCGCGATCCACACAAGCTGGCCGCCGCCGCTGAGCGGCTCGCCGGTGAGACCGGTGCGGAGGTGGCCCACGTGGCTTTCGACGTCACCGATGCGAGCGCCGTGAAACAGGCGATCGCCGAGGTGATCGCCGCCCATGGCCTGCCCGATATTCTGGTCAACAACGCCGGCCTGCAGAAACGCGCGCCCTTCGCCGAGTTCGAGCCGGCCGACTGGGATGCGGTCGTGGCGACCAATCTGTCGAGCGCGTTCTATGTAGCCCACGCCCTGGCCGGGCCGATGTGCGAACGCGGCTCGGGCAAGATCGTGAATCTCGGGTCGGTGCAGTCGAAGCTGGCGCGCGAGACGATTGCGCCCTATGCGGCCGCCAAGGGGGGCGTGGCCATGCTGACCCAGGGCATGGCGGCGGATCTGGCCCGCCACAATATCCAGGTCAACTGCATCTCGCCGGGCTACTTCCAGACCGACATGAACACCGCGCTCTGGCAGGACGCCGACTTCGATGCCTGGATCAGGAAACGCACCCCGGCCGCGCGCTGGGGCCGGCTCGACGAACTGATTGGCACGCTGGTCTATTTGTGTTCAAACGCCTCGGACTTCGTATCCGGGCAGAACATCTTCGTCGACGGTGGCATGACCTCGGTGGTTTGA
- a CDS encoding M13 family metallopeptidase, whose protein sequence is MIRRLAFAPAAITLGLMMTQVCAAEASDPDAAGMRLSAAQRIFDTGNLDTRVSACQDLDTFVNATWVAANPIPDDHTRWGSFNMLAEKSLDDQHRIVEQAAARADTASPGSIEARIGHLYQSGMDTRAIDNAGYQPIEARLKRIAAIDSRQALSRYLTRAFAAGQGQVFELGASPDYRNATRIIAYVDQAGLGLPTPRYYTDKAYADQRAAYVDYMTTLFRRVGESDDRAAADARKAMALETDLARHSLSRVAMRDPKNQYHFVTLAEANRATPNFDWKAFFAAQGADIKRGFSLSQPRFFKQFDKLLGNAPLDRWRAYLRFHVIDDAAPLLSQPFNDAHFAFYGTTLNGQPEQQARWKQTLAAVNQAMGQALGQLYVARYFPPQAKARAQQMVHNIRAALKTRIRNNDWMSDATRQKALDKWSKFLPKIGYPEHWRSWHGLSISADDFYGNMARAAKFNHDYEMAYVGGPRDRRRWGMTPQTVNAYYNPTDNTINFPAAILQPPFFYARGDDAVNYGGIGAVIGHESSHGYDDQGSQFDGDGNQVNWWTEADRKAFEARAQKLVHQFNQYTPIPDKPELHVNGQLTLGENIADLVGLTLAYDALQSALAHHPNQARMKIDGYTQAQRFFMSWARVWRGHSRPKALEVQLNSDPHSPMRYRAIGAPSNMPAFARAFDCKPGDRMVRPKDQRVEIW, encoded by the coding sequence ATGATCCGAAGACTGGCGTTTGCGCCCGCGGCGATCACGCTCGGGCTGATGATGACCCAGGTCTGCGCGGCCGAGGCTTCCGATCCCGACGCCGCGGGCATGCGGCTGTCCGCCGCGCAGCGGATCTTCGATACCGGCAATCTCGACACCCGCGTGAGCGCCTGTCAGGACCTCGACACGTTCGTGAACGCGACGTGGGTAGCCGCGAATCCGATCCCGGACGATCACACCCGCTGGGGTTCGTTCAACATGCTGGCCGAGAAGAGTCTCGACGATCAGCACCGCATCGTGGAACAGGCCGCGGCCCGGGCCGACACGGCCTCGCCCGGCTCGATCGAGGCCAGGATCGGACATCTCTATCAGTCCGGCATGGATACCCGCGCCATCGACAACGCCGGTTACCAGCCGATCGAGGCGCGCCTGAAGCGGATCGCGGCCATCGACAGCCGCCAGGCGCTCAGTCGCTATCTCACCCGGGCGTTCGCCGCGGGCCAGGGCCAGGTGTTCGAACTCGGTGCCAGCCCGGATTACAGGAACGCGACCCGGATCATCGCCTATGTCGATCAGGCCGGGCTCGGTCTGCCGACGCCGCGGTACTACACCGACAAGGCTTACGCCGATCAGCGCGCCGCCTATGTCGATTACATGACGACGCTGTTCAGGCGGGTCGGGGAATCCGACGATCGCGCCGCCGCGGATGCCCGCAAGGCCATGGCTCTGGAAACCGATCTGGCCAGGCATTCGCTGTCGCGCGTGGCGATGCGTGATCCGAAGAACCAGTATCATTTCGTGACGCTGGCCGAGGCCAACCGGGCCACGCCGAATTTCGACTGGAAGGCCTTCTTCGCCGCGCAGGGGGCTGACATCAAGCGGGGCTTTTCCCTGTCGCAGCCCCGATTCTTCAAGCAATTCGACAAGCTGCTCGGCAATGCGCCGCTCGATCGATGGCGCGCCTATCTGCGTTTCCATGTGATCGACGATGCCGCGCCCCTGCTGTCGCAGCCCTTCAACGACGCCCACTTCGCGTTCTACGGCACCACGCTCAATGGCCAGCCCGAGCAGCAGGCGCGCTGGAAGCAGACGCTGGCTGCGGTCAACCAGGCCATGGGCCAGGCGCTGGGCCAGCTGTATGTCGCCCGGTACTTCCCGCCGCAAGCCAAGGCGCGTGCCCAGCAGATGGTGCACAACATCCGCGCGGCGCTGAAAACGCGCATCCGGAACAACGACTGGATGAGCGACGCAACCCGGCAGAAAGCCCTCGACAAGTGGTCGAAATTCCTGCCCAAGATCGGCTATCCCGAGCACTGGCGTTCCTGGCATGGGCTGTCGATCTCGGCCGACGATTTTTACGGCAACATGGCACGCGCGGCCAAGTTCAACCATGACTACGAAATGGCCTATGTCGGCGGCCCGCGGGATCGCCGGCGCTGGGGCATGACGCCGCAGACGGTCAATGCCTACTACAACCCCACTGACAACACCATCAACTTCCCGGCCGCCATTCTGCAGCCGCCGTTCTTCTATGCCCGCGGCGACGACGCGGTCAACTATGGCGGCATCGGTGCCGTGATCGGACACGAGTCGAGCCACGGCTATGACGATCAGGGCAGTCAGTTCGACGGCGACGGTAACCAGGTCAACTGGTGGACCGAGGCGGATCGCAAGGCCTTCGAGGCCCGCGCGCAAAAGCTCGTGCATCAGTTCAACCAGTACACACCCATTCCGGACAAGCCCGAACTGCACGTCAACGGCCAGCTTACCCTGGGCGAGAACATCGCCGACCTGGTTGGGCTGACGCTGGCCTACGATGCCCTGCAGAGCGCGCTGGCCCATCACCCGAACCAGGCGCGCATGAAAATCGACGGGTATACCCAGGCACAACGCTTTTTCATGTCCTGGGCCCGGGTCTGGCGCGGTCACAGCCGGCCGAAGGCGCTCGAGGTCCAGCTCAACTCGGACCCGCATTCGCCGATGCGCTATCGTGCGATCGGGGCGCCGTCGAACATGCCGGCCTTCGCCCGCGCCTTCGATTGCAAGCCGGGCGACCGCATGGTCCGGCCGAAGGATCAACGCGTCGAGATCTGGTAA
- a CDS encoding HAD-IIA family hydrolase: protein MTKRKIDCWLTDMDGVLVHENKALPGAADLINQWRASDIRFLVLTNNSIYTPRDLAARLARNGIEVPEDQIWTSAMATAAFLAGQAPQGSAFIIGEAGLTTAMHEAGFVMTDTNPDFVVLGETRTYSFEAITKAIRLINNGARFIATNPDVTGPSAEGVLPATGAVAALITAATTREPYYVGKPNPMMFRSAMNKLGAHSERTGMIGDRMDTDVVAGIEAGLHTILVLSGIASRDDVDRYPFRPAAILDSVQDLLDERSATHDDGAETGDRNAP from the coding sequence GTGACAAAGCGCAAGATCGATTGCTGGCTGACCGACATGGACGGCGTACTCGTGCACGAGAACAAGGCGCTGCCGGGCGCCGCCGACCTGATCAACCAGTGGCGGGCCAGTGACATCCGGTTTCTGGTGTTGACCAACAACTCCATCTATACCCCGCGCGACCTGGCGGCTCGACTGGCGCGCAACGGCATCGAGGTGCCGGAGGACCAGATCTGGACCTCGGCAATGGCCACGGCGGCGTTTCTGGCCGGGCAGGCGCCCCAGGGCTCGGCCTTCATCATCGGCGAGGCGGGCCTGACCACCGCGATGCACGAAGCCGGTTTCGTCATGACGGATACCAACCCGGATTTCGTGGTCCTCGGTGAAACCCGAACCTATTCATTCGAGGCAATTACGAAAGCGATCCGCTTGATCAACAACGGCGCGCGCTTCATCGCCACCAATCCGGACGTGACCGGGCCGAGCGCGGAGGGCGTGCTGCCCGCGACCGGCGCGGTGGCGGCGTTGATCACCGCCGCCACCACGCGCGAGCCCTACTACGTCGGCAAGCCCAATCCGATGATGTTCCGTTCGGCGATGAACAAGCTCGGCGCGCATTCCGAGCGCACCGGCATGATCGGCGATCGCATGGATACCGATGTCGTCGCCGGCATCGAGGCCGGACTGCATACGATCCTGGTCCTGTCGGGCATTGCCAGCCGCGATGATGTCGATCGCTATCCGTTCCGGCCCGCGGCCATTCTCGACTCGGTTCAGGATCTGCTCGACGAACGCAGCGCCACCCACGACGATGGCGCCGAAACGGGCGACAGGAACGCACCCTGA